In the genome of Pseudomonas sp. Teo4, the window GGACGATGGGCAATGGTGGCGCCTGGTCTCGCCCATGCTGCTGCACTTTTGGGGTGCTGCACCTGGCGATGAACGGCCTGTGGTACTGGGAGCTGGGCAAGCGCATCGAGCTGCGTCAGGGCCGTGGATGCTGTTGTCACTGACTCTGCTGTTCAGCCTGGTGTCCAACGTGGCCCAGCACTTCGCCAGTGGACCGAGCCTGTTCGGCGGGCTGTCCGGCGTGCTGTACGGGTTGCTTGGGCATGTCTGGCTGTACCAGTGGCTGGCACCGAACCCACTATTCAGCCTGCCCAAGGGCGTGCTGGTAATGATGCTTATCTGGCTGGTGGTATGCCTGACCGGCGTGGTCGGCCAGCTCGGCTTCGGCCAGATCGCCAATGCCGCCCACGTCGGCGGGTTGCTCATCGGATGCTTGACGGGCCTCTTGGGTGGGGCCTGGCCCGGCGTAAACTGTCGGCTTGATTTAGGCTTTGTACGAAAAATGCCTGCGCGACGATCATGCTGCGTTGAAAACAGGCTCGGAATGCTCATTTACAACCCGTAAACTCCGCTTCCTCGCCTGTTTTCGCCTTGCCTGATCGCCGCTCGGCTATTTTCGTACAACCCCAGGAGACGCTATGTCCACTTTCGCGCAAATGATCGAAAACATTACCCCTGAAATCTACGAAAGCCTGAAAACGGCCGTGGAAATCGGCAAATGGTCCGATGGCCGCAAGCTCACTTCCGAGCAGAAAGAGCTATCGCTGCAGGCCGTGATCGCCTGGGAGATGAAGAACCTGCCCGAAGACCAGCGCACCGGTTACATGGGCCCGCAGGAATGCTCGTCGAAATCCGCGCCGATTCCTAACATTCTGTTCAAGTCGGACTCGGTACATTGATCGAACTCGCTCGTGGCTCTTTGAGCAAGATGGCGGTGCGCCTTGAAGCACCGGTCGTGCAGTACAGCTTCCGCCTGGATGACACCCAGGTGCCGGTGAACCCGCTGATCGGCCAGTCGATCCGCCTGGAATACCTCGGCGCCATCCATTGCACCCACTGCGGCAAACGCACCAAGACCAGTTTCAGCCAGGGTTATGCTACCCCTGCATGACCAAGCTGGCCCAGTGCGATGTGTGCATCATGGCTCCGGAAAAATGCCACTACGACGCCGGCACCTGCCGCGAACCGTCCTGGGGCGAGCAGTTCTGCATGACCGACCATGTGGTGTACCTGGCCAACTCGTCGGGCATCAAGGTCGGCATCACTCGCGCTACCCAACTGCCCACCCGCTGGCTAGACCAGGGCGCCAGCCAGGCGCTGCCGATCATGCGCGTGGCCACCCGTCAACAATCGGGCCTGGTCGAAGACGTGCTGCGCAGCCAGGTGCCTGACCGCACCAACTGGCGCACCTTGCTCAAGGGCGATGCCGAGGTGCTCGACCTTCCGGCTATCCGCGAGCAGATTTTCGACGCCTGCGCCGACGGCATCCGCGGCTTGCAGGAGCGTTTCGGCCTGCAGGCCATCCAGCCGCTGCCGGATGCCGAAGTGGTCGAGATGCGTTACCCGGTCGAGGCTTACCCGAAAAAGATCGTCAGCTTCAACCTCGACAAGAACCCGGTGGTGGAAGGCACGCTGCTGGGCATCAAGGGCCAGTACCTGATTTTCGACACCGGCGTGATCAACATTCGCAAGTACACGGCCTACCAACTGGCCGTGCTTCAGTAAAGGATCGTCACCATGCGTACCGAACAACCGCAAGTGATCTACCTCAAGGATTATCAGGCCCCTGAGTACCTGATCGACGAGACGCACCTGACCTTCGAGCTGTTCGAGGACCACACCCTGGTCCATGCGCAACTGGTCATGCGCCGCAACCCCGAGCGTGGTGCCGGCCTGCCGCCGCTGGTGCTCGATGGCCAGCAACTGCAACTGCTGCGGGCGTCGCTGGACGATGTCGAACTGAATGCCGGCGACTACCAGCTCGACGCCGACAGCCTGACTGTGCAGCCGAAAGCCGAGCACTTCACCCTCGACACCAGCGTGAAGATCCACCCCGAGAGCAACACCGCCCTCGAAGGCCTGTACAAGTCCGGCAAGATGTTCTGCACCCAGTGCGAGGCCGAGGGTTTCCGCAAGATCACCTACTACCTCGACCGCCCGGACGTGATGAGCACCTTCACCACCACGGTCATCGCCGAGCAGCATCGCTACCCGGTGCTGCTGTCCAACGGCAACCCCGTCGGCGATGGCCCGGCGGAGGACGGCCGGCACTGGGCAACCTGGGAAGACCCGTTCAAGAAACCGGCCTACCTGTTCGCCCTGGTGGCCGGTGACCTTTGGTGTGTCGAGAACAGCTTCACGCGCCAGTCCGGCCGTGAAGTGACCCTGCGTATCTACGTCGAGGAAGAGAACCTCGACAAGTGCGACCACGCCATGGTCAGCCTGAAGAAGTCCATGCGCTGGGACGAAGAGGTCTACGGCCGTGAATACGACCTGGACATCTTCATGATCGTCGCGGTCAACGACTTCAACATGGGCGCCATGGAAAACAAGGGCCTGAACATCTTCAACTCCAGTTGCGTGCTTGCCCGTGCCGAAACCGCCACCGACGCCGCCCACCAGCGCGTTGAAGGCGTGGTCGCCCACGAGTACTTCCACAACTGGTCGGGCAACCGCGTGACCTGCCGCGACTGGTTCCAGCTGTCGCTCAAGGAAGGCTTCACGGTATTCCGCGACGCCGAGTTCAGTGCCGACATGAACTCGCGCACGGTCAAGCGCATCGAGGACGTCGCCTACCTGCGCACCCACCAGTTCGCCGAAGACGCCGGCCCCATGGCCCACCCGGTGCGCCCGGACAGCTTCATCGAGATCTCCAACTTCTACACCCTGACCGTTTACGAGAAGGGCGCCGAAGTGGTGCGCATGGTTCGCACCCTGCTGGGCACCGAAGGCTTCCGCAAGGGCAGCGACCTGTACTTCGAACGCCACGATGGCCAGGCGGTGACCACCGACGATTTCATCAAGGCCATGGAAGACGCCAACGGCGTCGACCTGACCCAGTTCAAGCGTTGGTACACCCAGGCCGGTACCCCACGTCTGGAGGTCAGCGAAGCCTTTGACGCCGCGGCCCAGACTTACAGCCTGACCTTCCGCCAGAGCTGCCCGGCGACGCCTGACAAGGTCGAGAAGCAGCCGTTCGTGATTCCGGTGGAACTGGGCCTGCTCAACGCCGAGGGCAACGACTTGCCACTGCGCCTGGCGGGCGAGTCTGCAGCTGCGGGCACTACCCGCGTGCTGTCGGTGACCGAGGCCGAGCAGACCTTCACCTTCGAAGGCATTCCGGCCAAGCCGCTGCCCTCGCTGCTGCGCGGTTTCAGCGCACCGGTGAAGCTGAGTTTCCCGTACGACCGCGACCAGCTGATGTTCCTCATGCAGCATGACAGCGATGGCTTCAACCGCTGGGAAGCGGGCCAGCAGTTGTCGGTGCAAGTGCTGCAGGAGCTGATTGGCCAGCATCAGCGCGGTGAAGCGCTCAAGCTCGACCAGCGTCTGATCACCGCCTTGGGCACCGTGCTGAGCAACGAATCGCTCGACCCCGCCATGGTCGCCGAGATGCTGTCGCTGCCGGGTGAGGCCTACCTCACCGAGATCAGCCAGGTAGCTGATGTGGACGCGATCCATGCGGCCCGCGAGTTCGCCCGCCAGCAGATCGCCCAGCAGCTGTTCGATGCTCTGTGGGCCCGCTACCAGGCCAACCGTGAGACATCGCGCAACACTGCCTATGTGGCCGAGGCCGAGCACTTTGCCCGCCGCAGCCTGCAGAACATCGCGTTGTCCTACCTGATGCTCAGCGGCAAGCAGCAAGTGCTGGACGCGACACTGGAACAGTTCGAGCACTGCGACAACATGACCGAGCGCCTGACGGCCTTGGCCGTGCTGGTCAACTCGTCGTTCGAAGCTGAGCGGGCCAAGGCTCTGGAGGCCTTTGCCGAGCACTTCAAGGACAACCCTTTGGTCATGGACCAGTGGTTCAGCGTGCAGGCGGCCAGCGCGTTGCCGGGTGGCCTGGCACGGGTCAAGGCGCTGATGCAGCACCCGGCCTTCACCTTGAAGAACCCGAACAAGGTACGTGCGCTGATCGGTGCTTTCGCCGGGCAGAACCTGGTCAACTTCCATGCGGCCGACGGCTCCGGGTATCGCTTCCTGGCGGACCTGGTGATCGAGCTGAATGCGTTGAACCCGCAGATTGCCTCGCGCCAGTTGGCGCCGCTGACTCGCTGGCGCAAGTATGACGATGCGCGTCAGGCCCTGATGAAAGGGGAGCTGGAGCGGATTCTGGCTTCGGGTGCGCTGTCCAGCGATGTGTATGAAGTGGTGAGCAAGAGCCTGGCTTGAGTCAGGTGTAAATGGGGGCTGCTGTGCAGCCCATCGCAGGCTTCGCCAGCTCCCACTGTGAACCGCATCAGGGCCGTGGGAGCTGGCGAAGCCTGCGATGGGCCGCACAGCGGCCCCAATTTTTTGCGGTTAACAAAACATAACGCGCCGCACGTTGTAATTGCGCGATTCCCCCGCTAGGATGACCTCAAGCTATTGCAGGGCTCTACCACAGGCTTTTCGCAGTACCTGCAAGGCATTGACCCAACAAGAAGAACACAACAGGGGACGGTCATGAGGGAGCGGGTAATGACACAGGCCAGGCGTGGTGCCTGGCCGCTGGCGGCTGGCGCGATGCTGGCGCTGGCACTGGGAATGTGGGCGGACAGCGCGCAAGCGGCCGCCGCCGAGGAATACTCCACCGAGTCGGCCAAGGCCAGCCAAAGCCTGTTGATCGACGCAACCCATGCTGGCAAACGGCTGGTGGTGGTGGGTGACCGCGGCCATATCCTGTTCTCCGATGACCAGGGCAAGACCTGGACCCAAGCCCGGGTGCCCACCCGGCAGTTGCTCACCGCCGTGTTCTTCCTCGACGACAAACGCGGCTGGGCGGTCGGCCACGATGCCCAGATCCTCGCCAGCACCGACGGTGGTGCCACCTGGAGCAAGCAGTTCGAAGACCTGTCCCGCGAGGCGCCGTTGCTCGATGTCAGTTTCCTCGACGCCCAGCACGGCTTCGCCGTTGGCGCCTATGGGGCGTTGCTGGAAACCACTGACGGTGGCCAGCACTGGCAGGATGTGGCCGAGCGCCTGGACAACCCCGACCAGCTGCACCTCAATGGCATTGCCCAGATCAAGGACGCCGGCCTGTTCATCGTCGGTGAACAGGGCAGCATGTTCCGCTCAAGCGACAACGGCCAGACCTGGTCCAAGGTCGAAGCCCCTACGAGGGTTCGCTGTTCGGCGTGATCGGCACCGCCCAGCCCCGAACGCTGCTGGCCTACGGGCTGCGCGGCAACCTGTTCCGTTCCACCGATTTTGGCGACAGCTGGCAGCCGATCGAACTCAAGGCCGAACGCGGCGCACTCGAATTCGGCCTGGCAAGCGCTACGCTACTCGATGATGGCACCCTGGTATTGGTCGGCAACGGTGGCAGCGTGCTGCGTAGCCACGACGATGGCCAGACCTTCAGCGTCTACAACCGCGCCGACCGCATCGCCCTGGCGGGCGTCAGTGGCCTGGCCGATGGTGGCTTGCTGTTGGTGGGGCAGGGAGGTGTGCATTTGGCCACCGCCGAAGGTGCTAAGGAGGTGCGCCCATGACCAGTCGCGAGAGCATCAGCATGCACCCTCACCATCAGGAAAAACCACGCTGCTGGAGCGGGTGATTTTCAACAATCGCCCAGCGGTCATTGCGCTGTGCCTGTTGGTGAGCATTTTCCTGTTCTGGCAGGCCACGCAGATCCGCCCCTCCACCAGCTTCGAGAAGATGATCCCGCTGCAGCATCCCTTCATCGAGCAGATGATGGAGCACCGCAACGACCTGGCGAACCTCGGCAACACCGTGCGTATCTCGGTGGAGGCGGTCAATGGCGACATCTTCGACAAGGACTACATGGAGACCCTGCGTCAGATCCATGACGAAGTGTTTTACATTCCTGGGGTCGACCGCGCCGGGCTCAAGTCGCTGTGGAGCCCCAGCGTGCGCTGGACCGAAGTCACCGAAGAAGGTTTCTCCGGTGGTGAAGTGATCCCCAACACCTACAACGGCTCGGCCGAGAGCCTCGACGCGCTACGCGACAACGTGCTCAAGTCGGGCCAGGTGGGGCGCCTGGTGGGCAACAATTTCAAGTCCAGCATCGTCGATGTGCCGTTGCTGGAGAGCTACCCGGACCCACAGGACCAGGGCAAGCTGATCAAGCTCGACTACCAGCAGTTCTCCCATCAGCTGGAAGAGAAGATTCGCGACAAGTTCCAGGCCCAGAACCCCAATGTGAAGATTCACATCGTCGGGTTCGCCAAGAAGGTCGGTGACCTGATCGACGGGCTGGTGATGGTGGCGATGTTCTTCGGTGTGGCGCTGGTCATCACCTGGGTGCTGCTGTACTGGTTCACCTGGTGCATCCGCAGCACCATCGCCGTGCTCATCACCACCCTGGTGGCGGTGGTGTGGCAGCTGGGGCTGATGCATGCAGTCGGCTTTGGTCTGGACCCGTACTCGATGCTGGTGCCGTTCCTGATCTTCGCCATCGGCATTTCCCACGGCGTGCAGAAGATCAACGGTATCGCGTTGCAGTCCAGCGACGCCGACAACGCCTTGACCGCTGCGCGGCGTACGTTCCGCCAGCTGTTCCTGCCGGGCATGATCGCCATCCTGGCCGACGCGGTGGGTTTCATCACCTTGTTGATCATCGACATCGGCGTGATCCGCGAGCTGGCCATCGGTGCCTCCATCGGTGTGGCGGTGATCGTGTTTACCAACCTGATCCTGCTACCCGTGGCGATTTCCTACGTGGGTATCAGCAAGAAGGCCATCGAGCGCAGCAAGAAGGACGCTACCCGCGAGCACCCGTTCTGGCGCCTGCTGTCCAATTTCGCCAGTTCCAAGGTGGCACCGGTGTCCATCGCCCTGGCCCTGGTGATGTTCGCTGGCGGCCTCTGGTACAGCCAGAACCTGAAGATCGGCGACCTCGACCAAGGCGCGCCGGAATTGCGCCCGGACTCGCGCTACAACCAGGACAACAACTTCATCATCAGCAACTATTCCACCAGCTCCGATGTGCTGGTGATCATGGTCAAGACGCCGTCGGAGAGCTGTTCGATCCACTCCACCATGGCGCCGATCGACGAGCTGATGTGGACCATGGAGAACACCCCCGGCGTGCAGTCGGCGATATCCCTGGTGACGGTGTCCAAGCAGGTGATCAAGGGCATGAACGAGGGCAGCCTGAAATGGGAAACCCTGTCGCGCAACCCGGACATCCTCAACAACTCCATCGCCCGCGCCGATGGCCTGTACAACACCGACTGTTCGCTGGCGCCGGTGCTGGTGTTCCTCAACGACCACAAGGCCGAAACCCTGGAGCGGGTGACCGCTGCCGCCAAGGCCTTTGCCGACAGCCACGACAAAGAAGGCCTGCAGTTCCTGCTGGCGGCCGGTAACGCCGGTATCGAAGCGGCCACCAACGAGGTCATCAAGTCGGCCGAGCTGACCATCCTGATCCTGGTGTACATCTGCGTGGCGGTGATGTGCATGATCACCTTCCGCTCCTTTGCCGCGACCCTGTGCATCGTACTGCCGCTGGTGCTGACCTCGGTGCTGGGCAATGCGTTGATGGCGTTCATGGGCATCGGGGTGAAGGTGGCCACCTTGCCAGTGGTGGCCTTGGGGGTTGGCATTGGCGTGGACTACGGCATTTACATCTACAGCCGCCTGGAAAGCTTCCTGCGGGCGGGCATGCCGCTGCAAGAGGCCTACTACCAGACCCTGCGCTCCACCGGCAAGGCAGTGCTGTTCACCGGCCTGTGCCTGGCCATCGGTGTCTGCACCTGGATCTTCTCGGCAATCAAGTTCCAGGCCGACATGGGGCTGATGCTGACCTTCATGCTGCTGTGGAACATGTTCGGCGCCCTGTGGTTGCTGCCGGCGCTGGCGCGGTTCCTGATCAAGCCGCAGAAGCTGGCGGGCAAGGAGGGTGGGTCGATCTTCGCCCATTGAGACCGTGTGGCCCTTATCGCCGGCAAGCCGGCTCCTGCACCCTTGTAGGAGCCGGCTTGCCGGCGATAAGGCTATAATGCCGGCACATTTTCAATTGGTACCCCCATGTCTTCCCTTGCCACCGCCCTCCAGTCCTGCGACATGCTTCTGATCGACGGCCTGCACGCCTTCGATTTCACTTTCGACGCCACTGGCCTCACCGTCGAGTGCATGGACGGCCGGCAAATGCGCCGCTGGGCCTTCACCACCGAACAGGTCGCCGCCGCTGTGGGCGCTGGTGATGAGTGGCAGCTCAACGATGCCCAGGGCGAGCATCGTCTAGTCTGTATGAGTGCCTTTCGTGCCCCGGATGAAGACGAAGATGAACCGGACCTGGACGAGCCTGCTGGTCGCTAGTTTCATGAGCCTTCTGATCGACGCCCACGCCGAGACTTTGTTGGTGGGCAGTTATACCGACGGCGCAAGCCAAGGCATCTACCGTTACCACTTCGACAGTAAAAGTGGCCACATCGACCCCACGCCCTTGCAAGTGGTCAACAGCGTAAGCCCTTCATGGCTGGTGCTGTCGGCCGACCACCGACAGCTGTTCGCGGTCAACGAAACTGCAAAAGGCCACGCCAGCAGCTTCAGTGTCAGCAGCAAGGGTGTAATCAAGCCGCTCAACCAGGTGGCGACAAAGGGTGACGAGCCCACCCACGCCAGCCTCAGTCACGACCAGCGCTACCTGTTCGTTGCCAACTACGCCGTCGCGCCCAACCCGGGCGGCAGCCTGGTGGTGGTTCCCGTGGCCAAGGACGGCACGCTCAAGCCGGTGGTGCAACAGGCCCGGCATAAGCCCAGTGGCGTGAACCCCGGGCGCCAGTCTGGTGCCCATGTGCATTCACTGGTGCTGTCGCCAGATGGCCGGCACCTGTACGCCTGCGACCTGGGCGCCGACAAGGTGTTCATCTACCGCTACGATGGCGCAAGCCCGGAGCATCCTTTGAGCCCGGCGATCCCCGCCTCGGTGGCGTTGCCGCCGGGCAGCGGTCCGCGTCATTTGCTGTTCGACGCCAAGGGCCGTCACGCTTACCTGACGCTGGAGATGAGCGCCGAGGTGGTGATGTTCGATGTGCAGGACGGTGCGCTGATCGAGCGCCAGCGCTTGCCGCTGACCGAGCGTCAGGAGGCCGAGGCGAAGGCGGCGGGTGGCTTGCACCTGTCGGCGGACGGGCGCTTCCTGTATGTGAGCAATCGAGGGACGGCCAATGAGATCGTGGCATTCAGCGTGGGCAAGGACGATGGCCAGTTGAGCTTCTTGCAGCGGCGTTCGGTGGAGGGTGACCACCCCCGTGAGTTCGCCCTCGACCCGAGCGACAACTTCCTGCTGGTGGCCAACCAGAAGAGCAACCAGATCGTGGTGATGCGCCGTGACCCGCGCAGCGGCAAGATCGGCGAGACCTTGCAGACATTGCCCCAGGACGCGCCTTCGGACCTTAAGTTTGTCGAGTAACTATCAATCGGCGTGATAATCGGTACTGGCGCAATGAATTTCTGCGGGCGGCCTCAGCGGCGTAAGTTTGACCCAAGGCCCAGACGGGCCAACGTCAAACCACCGCAGTCGAGGTCAGCCCAGATGAACTTCAATCTCTTCCCGGTCATCGCCGCATCCGCCATTTCCGCCTCTGTCGTGCTGCCGGCACACGCCCATGCCGACAACAGCAGCAAGGCAGCCGCCACCCACAGCTACACCGATCAGTACCTGCGCCAGAGTGCGCATTTTCATGCGGCGCTGAGTGGTAAGCACACTCATTGATGCAAATTGCACACGGCCTCTGTGGGAGCGGGTTTACCCGCGAACAAGGGCGAAGCCCTTGCCATGCACCGCGGTATTTTTTCGCGGGTAAACCCGCTCCCACAGGTACCGCGCTGCTCTTCAGGTGTTACTTGGCCATAACGGACTTGAACAGCTCCGACGCCAGCCACCTCTCCAGCCAGCTCCGCACTCGCGGATAAGCCGCCTCGGCGAACCACTGCGGTTCGACCCCGGCAAACTGGCGCATCAGGGGTAGCAATGCGGCGTCGGCCAGGCTCGGATGCTCGGCTAGCAGGTAGGGGCGTGCGTCCAGCAATTGTTCGAGTTCCGCCAGCCAAGGTTCGGCTTGCTGGCGGTAGTGCTCCCGCGAATGCTCCGGGTAACGCTCGGCGTACTTGTACAGGTTCACCTGCGCCTTGAACTCACGGTCGTTGCGCTCGATCAGCGCCTCGGCCTGCATGGCTGCGGCAGGGTCGCCCTGCAACCGCCAATCCTGCGGGTCGTTCTGCTGCACTGCCCAGCGCATGATGTCCAGGCTTTCCTCCAGTACGCCGTTCCCGGTATCGAGCACCGGCACCGTGCCCTTGGGCGACAAAGCCAGCAGTTCGGCCGGCTTGTTCTTCATCGCCACTTCGCACACCTGCACGTCGCATCCGGCATAGCGCAGGGCCAGGCGCGCACGCATGGCCCAAGGACAGCGGCGGAACGAGTAGAGAATCACCCACACACCTCCACATCGCTCAGGCCGTTGCCCTGGCGACGTACCTGGATCTGCACCGGAATGCGCTCGTGCATTTCCTGCACGTGGGAGATCACCGCCACCTTGCGACCCTGGGCCTGAAGGCCATCGAGGGCGTCCATGGCCAGCTGCAGCGACTCGGGGTCGAGACTGCCGAAGCCTTCATCGATGAACAGCGATTCGATACGCAGTGTGCTCGAGGCCATCGACGCCAGGCCCAAGGCCAGGGCCAGCGACACCAGGAAGGTTTCGCCACCGGACAGCGAGTGCACCGAGCGCAGCTCGTCTCCCATCTCGGTGTCCATCACCAGCAGCCCCAGGGCGCTGCCGCCGCGTTTGAGGCGATAACGCCGCGCCAGTTGGCGCAGTTGCGTGTTGGCGTGGTGCAGCAGCAGATCGAGGTTGTAGCCCTGGGCGATCTTGCGGAACACATCGCCCGACGCCGAACCGATCAGCGCATTGAGGCGGGCCCAGCGCTGCCATTGCTGGTAGGCCTGTTCGATTTCGCCAGCCAGTGCCTGGTGTGCCTGCTGGCGGCGTTGATCGTCGGCCTGCTGGGCACGCAGTTCGGCGCACTGCTGTTCAAAGCTGGCCAGCTGTTCGCGCAGTTGGGCCAGGGCCTGGTCCAGGTCCTCGGCCGACGCGTCGACCGTAGCCTGGGCCGAGTGCTGCTGCAGGCGCTGTTCGCGTTCCTGAAGCACCACTCGGCCCTGTTCGATGGCCTTTTCCGCCCCTTGCAGCTGCTGGCGCAGCTCGGTTACCTGGGTGTCATCCACCGCCAACAGGCGGTCGAGACCGGCATCGTCCAGCTCGGGGTGCTCGGCGCGCCACTGAGCGATCTCGCCTTGCAACTGCTGATGCTCCTGTTCGAGCGCTTGCCGGCGAGCCTCGTTGGCCTTCAGTTCGCCTGCCAGCTGCAAGGCTTGCGTGCGTGCATCCTGCAGGTGCTGGGCGGTCTGGGCTTCGAGTGTACGGGCCTGTTCCAGTTGCTGTTCCAGATGCTGCTGCCAGGCTTCGGCGCGTGGGTGCTCGCCGAGCAACTCGGTCAGTGTGGCGCGTGCCTTGTCCATCTGTTCGGCCAAACCGTCGAGCTGCTGTTGCAGTTCATGTTGGCGTTGCACGCGGGCCAGTTGCTGGTCGCGCAGCCGTTCCAGCTGTTGCAGGCGTTGCTGTTGTTCTTGCTGCTCGTCCTTTTGTTGCTCCAGCTGCTGCAGGCGCTGGGCGATCTGCTGGTCGAGGCTGAGGAAGGCATGCGCCGGTTCGTCGCGCAGGGCCTGCAAGATGTCAGCCGGCAATAGCGCGGCGAAGTCCGCCAGCGCTTGCTCCAGGCGCTGTTGGTCTGCGTCCAGCGCCTGGTGCTGTTGGTCCAGGCGCTGTTGTGCCTGCTGTTGGGCTTCGCTGGCGGCTTGCAGTTGCTGATTGAGGCGGGCGGCCTCTTTCTGCACCGCTAGCAGGGTGGCCTGACGCTGCTCGTCCCGGCTGATTTCCTGTTCCATACGGCGCAGTTGGCCGTCCAGCCAGGCACTGCGGGCCGCTTCGTCGTGAGCACTGAGCGCTGGCCACAAGGCATGGGCGGCCAGCTGACCGGCCAAAGGCTGCAGCTGTTCGCTCAACTGCCCTTGCTGATGCTGGTATTCCTTGATCTGGCCGTTGACCACGCCAACTTGGGTGCGCAGTTCGATCAGGCGGGTATTGAGCTGTTCGACCAGCGCCACTGCCGAGGCTTCTTCAGCCTGGTCGTGTCGGCCCAGGCTCTGCAGCAGCGCCTCGGGTTGATGGAACGGATGCTCGGCACTGCCGCACACAGGGCAGGGTTCGCCATCACGCAGTTGGCCACGCAGCTCTTCGACGCTGGTGTTGCGGGCCAGGCGCTGGCGTTCGAGCAACTGGCGGGTCAGGGTCAGGGCCTGTTCGGCGCTTTCCAGCTCGGCCTTGGCCGCGGTGCCTTCGCTGATCAGTTGCTGGCGCTGCTGCAGGGCTTGTTGCTGGCGCTCACGCAGCGAGGAAACACCTTGCTGCAATTCCTGCTCGCGGGCATGCAGGCGCGACAGTTCTTCCACGGCGCGTTGCTGCTTGCGGTTTTCCTGCAACATGCTGCCAAGCAGGTCGAGCTGCTCGGCCAGCGCCTGAGGTTCTGCGCCGGCTTCGCGGAACAGCACCTCGAAGGCGTCGCGCTGTGCTTGCAGCTGGGCATTGGCCTGGCTGGCCTGGGCCTGCAGGCCGGGCAGTTCTTCGCGGCCTTGGTTGAGGCGGTTGCCGATCAGCAGCAGTTGTTGCAACTGCGGGCGATAGGCCTGCCAGGCATTGGTCAGCGTTTGCAGCGAGGCGCTCGCGGCCAGGGCCGTATCGATCTGTGCCAGTTGCTGCTGGCTGCGTTGTTGCTGCTCATCGAGCTGCTGCATCTGTTGCTGCAACTCGCTGGCGGCCAGGTCGGCCTGCTGACGTGTTTCGCCTACTTTGCCCAGCTCCTGCTCCAGGCGGGCGAGGGTGTCCTGCTCGGCGAAGGCCTTGCGCAGGCGCGGGGCGTTTTCGCTCTGGTTAACCTGAGCTTGGCTCAGCGCCTGGCGCGAAGCTTCCAGCGCCTGTTCGAGTTCAGCGCAGCGGGTGTGCAGGTCGGTTTGCTGGCGCTGCTGCTCGCTGATCGCAGCTGCCAACGGCGCCAGTGCCGCCACCAGCGTCTGCTGGCGATGGAACTGGTGACGCTGCGGCGCCAGGCG includes:
- a CDS encoding DUF2797 domain-containing protein: MIELARGSLSKMAVRLEAPVVQYSFRLDDTQVPVNPLIGQSIRLEYLGAIHCTHCGKRTKTSFSQGYATPA
- the pepN gene encoding aminopeptidase N produces the protein MRTEQPQVIYLKDYQAPEYLIDETHLTFELFEDHTLVHAQLVMRRNPERGAGLPPLVLDGQQLQLLRASLDDVELNAGDYQLDADSLTVQPKAEHFTLDTSVKIHPESNTALEGLYKSGKMFCTQCEAEGFRKITYYLDRPDVMSTFTTTVIAEQHRYPVLLSNGNPVGDGPAEDGRHWATWEDPFKKPAYLFALVAGDLWCVENSFTRQSGREVTLRIYVEEENLDKCDHAMVSLKKSMRWDEEVYGREYDLDIFMIVAVNDFNMGAMENKGLNIFNSSCVLARAETATDAAHQRVEGVVAHEYFHNWSGNRVTCRDWFQLSLKEGFTVFRDAEFSADMNSRTVKRIEDVAYLRTHQFAEDAGPMAHPVRPDSFIEISNFYTLTVYEKGAEVVRMVRTLLGTEGFRKGSDLYFERHDGQAVTTDDFIKAMEDANGVDLTQFKRWYTQAGTPRLEVSEAFDAAAQTYSLTFRQSCPATPDKVEKQPFVIPVELGLLNAEGNDLPLRLAGESAAAGTTRVLSVTEAEQTFTFEGIPAKPLPSLLRGFSAPVKLSFPYDRDQLMFLMQHDSDGFNRWEAGQQLSVQVLQELIGQHQRGEALKLDQRLITALGTVLSNESLDPAMVAEMLSLPGEAYLTEISQVADVDAIHAAREFARQQIAQQLFDALWARYQANRETSRNTAYVAEAEHFARRSLQNIALSYLMLSGKQQVLDATLEQFEHCDNMTERLTALAVLVNSSFEAERAKALEAFAEHFKDNPLVMDQWFSVQAASALPGGLARVKALMQHPAFTLKNPNKVRALIGAFAGQNLVNFHAADGSGYRFLADLVIELNALNPQIASRQLAPLTRWRKYDDARQALMKGELERILASGALSSDVYEVVSKSLA
- a CDS encoding YeaC family protein — translated: MSTFAQMIENITPEIYESLKTAVEIGKWSDGRKLTSEQKELSLQAVIAWEMKNLPEDQRTGYMGPQECSSKSAPIPNILFKSDSVH
- a CDS encoding efflux RND transporter permease subunit, with the translated sequence MLRRCAHDQSREHQHAPSPSGKTTLLERVIFNNRPAVIALCLLVSIFLFWQATQIRPSTSFEKMIPLQHPFIEQMMEHRNDLANLGNTVRISVEAVNGDIFDKDYMETLRQIHDEVFYIPGVDRAGLKSLWSPSVRWTEVTEEGFSGGEVIPNTYNGSAESLDALRDNVLKSGQVGRLVGNNFKSSIVDVPLLESYPDPQDQGKLIKLDYQQFSHQLEEKIRDKFQAQNPNVKIHIVGFAKKVGDLIDGLVMVAMFFGVALVITWVLLYWFTWCIRSTIAVLITTLVAVVWQLGLMHAVGFGLDPYSMLVPFLIFAIGISHGVQKINGIALQSSDADNALTAARRTFRQLFLPGMIAILADAVGFITLLIIDIGVIRELAIGASIGVAVIVFTNLILLPVAISYVGISKKAIERSKKDATREHPFWRLLSNFASSKVAPVSIALALVMFAGGLWYSQNLKIGDLDQGAPELRPDSRYNQDNNFIISNYSTSSDVLVIMVKTPSESCSIHSTMAPIDELMWTMENTPGVQSAISLVTVSKQVIKGMNEGSLKWETLSRNPDILNNSIARADGLYNTDCSLAPVLVFLNDHKAETLERVTAAAKAFADSHDKEGLQFLLAAGNAGIEAATNEVIKSAELTILILVYICVAVMCMITFRSFAATLCIVLPLVLTSVLGNALMAFMGIGVKVATLPVVALGVGIGVDYGIYIYSRLESFLRAGMPLQEAYYQTLRSTGKAVLFTGLCLAIGVCTWIFSAIKFQADMGLMLTFMLLWNMFGALWLLPALARFLIKPQKLAGKEGGSIFAH
- a CDS encoding DUF2797 domain-containing protein, yielding MHPLRQTHQDQFQPGLCYPCMTKLAQCDVCIMAPEKCHYDAGTCREPSWGEQFCMTDHVVYLANSSGIKVGITRATQLPTRWLDQGASQALPIMRVATRQQSGLVEDVLRSQVPDRTNWRTLLKGDAEVLDLPAIREQIFDACADGIRGLQERFGLQAIQPLPDAEVVEMRYPVEAYPKKIVSFNLDKNPVVEGTLLGIKGQYLIFDTGVINIRKYTAYQLAVLQ
- a CDS encoding rhomboid family intramembrane serine protease, whose product is MNVVEVIRLPLTVDLSGFIQLLQRLQVPHRVIVEGEAQVLWAPESMAANVLQLYQRFPDGNAEIQAADDPVGAGLPANVPASPSLAEQARACKVTAFILFLCLVVAGLTGLGDNFTTIGWFTFLDFRVQGDYLYFTPLAQSLDDGQWWRLVSPMLLHFWGAAPGDERPVVLGAGQAHRAASGPWMLLSLTLLFSLVSNVAQHFASGPSLFGGLSGVLYGLLGHVWLYQWLAPNPLFSLPKGVLVMMLIWLVVCLTGVVGQLGFGQIANAAHVGGLLIGCLTGLLGGAWPGVNCRLDLGFVRKMPARRSCCVENRLGMLIYNP